The proteins below come from a single Vanessa tameamea isolate UH-Manoa-2023 chromosome 15, ilVanTame1 primary haplotype, whole genome shotgun sequence genomic window:
- the LOC113399183 gene encoding uncharacterized protein LOC113399183 encodes MENYLSQMGMAQKELTDRYAEYSGPAQEQPLYYPYEPTPSQVHVNAPFKHQFISGGHKNNAAMSALTLLAFLFFLHILQQCLKDHMTAMSTSQVMIMTGGREGDEHIAKLSHKKIDKTGELETEQENKDIIKHSAAESSNNSNEKHLMKITTTEHGSWKQHDTRDIYQENHVFNRFGNPHSTSSDYINAAENEKPDFRIH; translated from the exons ATGGAAAATTACCTCTCCCAAATGGGAATGGCTCAAAAGGAACTCACAGACAG ATATGCAGAATATTCCGGCCCAGCCCAGGAGCAACCTTTGTATTATCCATATGAACCAACGCCATCACAAGTGCACGTGAATGCACCCTTTAAACA CCAATTCATAAGCGGAggtcataaaaataatgcagCTATGTCAGCTCTAACACTTCTGGCTTTTTTGTTTTTCCTGCATATTCTTCAACAATGTTTGAAGGACCATATGACCGCTATGAGTACTTCGCAAGTAATGATAATGACCGGTGGAAGAGAAGGCGACGAACACATCGCCAAACTTTCCCacaaaaaaatcgataaaaccGGCGAACTTGAAACGGAACAAGAAAATAAGGATATAATCAAACACAGTGCAGCAGAATCATCAAATAACAGTAACGAAAAGCACTTGATGAAAATCACCACTACCGAACACGGATCGTGGAAACAACACGACACACGTGATATTTACCAAGAAAATCATGTTTTCAATAGATTTGGTAATCCACACTCAACGTCTTCAGACTATATCAACGCCGCGGAAAATGAAAAGCCCGATTTTCGTATccattaa
- the LOC113399181 gene encoding YLP motif-containing protein 1-like isoform X1 gives MAWSMPTTGQWSPNIGMTPDMNMGTYTAEQWALMQQQNWHQWAQWQQQYAQWQSQYGDKYAQQMQAFQAMAGAPPVPPPSAPPPAPPPPDKPPPPPHENDQPLYGNTQKQDTTVPPPVQYHISAQAGYNNTITTTGNNLNWSYAANVKSDILQSQSVNTEALKKLAEEEKLFDIQFKKWEEEIEKWRKENVNHPDKQAYKEYEQKFEACRVQLLERRQQMKLKRARLMGGTSQVTKTTSTGNISTAIPPPLQNTNITNYPQNVHPNKQNQNNIPAHSHTIQNIPQFQQLNNNNQQGYNRNNNKNVDPQDRYESYQTMNEDYKSSQSGSQNFLPTNQSKGIPGLDLVPEFDRSSSKQDVIDITEENSENKHMQQKQNHRQPDYSTISKGINNILGDEKIMNILSMVTNQISSGNSNVTQNAPGHYRQDEKSHYSQSHNSNYHNDYGPRQDMPYKQHNLNTYSNKPEQANSNYSEPPYQRFEENYAREDYRQNDTPKEQYYDGHNKNMDIPRSVPPPLISNIAPPRPLLPNLPSQQNSNDYSHDGFERRDIHENINKPLVQPAKPKWIDEPLFTPSIIVDYEHKCLRLKARGFIEPVHMFDYNHKSKDGESSSKKDFEKEIDDLFSRKPRRPDINDDWNNSLKHNDRRPLRDDQRNRSKLPIRDDHDIFNRRSDNPYEERRRDDRDRDRFLREDYERRDRVPEYDRSRDPGRERDYGRDRDFGRDRDFGRERDLGRERDLGRDRERDRNIGKERDLGRDRDTGRERDSGRYRDLRKDDSRNRSRSRERDSRKREHSKDSIDSSGSKKLRELKETTTATQSGKPQHIVMIDDILEPPGRDMRPEKIVIILRGPPGSGKSYLAKLIRDKEAEHGGTVRIMSIDDYFMQEGEIEEKDPTTGKIVKKPSLKYEYDQKSEEVYLNSLKRAFKRSLTDGYFTFLIYDSVNEQLKSYADIWNFSRQNGFQVYICTMDIDSQTCFKRNIHGRSLEDIESIVAKFFPTPAHHIHLDATTLLQSASITDVQMEDADDVTMEDAHDTEVESSFTSKWEKVDDAAQLARLDGTSKPLRSSQLSMEDYLQLDEWTPNTAKPGKKTVRWADIEERRQQEKMRAIGFVVGQTDWNRMTDPTMGSSALTQTKYIERVKRY, from the exons atggCGTGGTCAATGCCGACTACAGGTCAATGGAGTCCTAACATTGGTATGACGCCAGATATGAATATGGGAACATATACGGCTGAACAATGGGCTCTAATGCAACAACAAAATTGGCATCAGTGGGCACAATGGCAACAACAGTATGCTCAATGGCAAAGTCAGTATGGAGATAAG tatgCCCAGCAAATGCAAGCATTTCAAGCTATGGCTGGCGCTCCACCCGTTCCCCCACCTTCTGCACCTCCACCTGCGCCGCCTCCGCCGGACAAGCCACCTCCACCGCCACATGAGAATGATCAACCATTATATGGAAACACTCAGAAACAGGATACTACTGTTCCACCTCCAGTACAATATCACATCAGTGCGCAAGCTGGCTACAACAATACTATCACCACAACAGGTAACAATCTAAATTGGTCCTATGCAGCAAATGTCAAATCTGATATACTACAATCTCAGTCAGTCAACACAGAAGCTCTCAAAAAGCTTGCAGAGGAGGAGAAATTATTCGATATTCAATTTAAGAAATGGGAAGAGGAAATTGAAAAATGGCGAAAAGAGAATGTTAATCACCCTGACAAACAAGCATATAAAGAATATGAACAAAAGTTTGAAGCTTGCCGTGTGCAACTGTTAGAGCGCCGCCAACAAATGAAGTTAAAAAGGGCTCGCCTTATGGGTGGTACATCTCAAGTGACAAAGACTACAAGTACAGGTAATATATCAACTGCTATTCCTCCTCCATTGCAGAATacgaatataacaaattatccCCAAAATGTGCacccaaataaacaaaatcaaaataatattcctGCACATAGTCACACAATTCAGAATATACCCCAATTCCAgcagcttaataataataatcaacaagGTTACAATaggaataataacaaaaatgtagaTCCACAAGATAGGTATGAATCTTATCAAACTATGAATGAAGATTATAAATCTTCTCAATCTGGAAGTCAAAACTTTTTACCAACTAATCAATCCAAGGGAATACCAGGACTAGACTTAGTACCAGAATTTGATAGATCTTCAAGTAAACAAGATGTAATTGATATAACAGAAGAAAATTCTGAAAATAAACATATGCAGCAAAAGCAAAATCATAGACAGCCTGATTATTCAACAATTTCAAAAGGTATTAATAACATTCTTGGAGATGAGAAAATTATGAATATCCTGTCTATGGTAACAAACCAAATAAGTTCTGGAAACAGTAATGTCACACAAAATGCACCTGGACATTATAGACAAGATGAGAAGAGTCACTACAGTCAGAGTCATAACAGCAACTACCATAATGATTATGGTCCTAGGCAAGATATGCCATATAAACAACATAACCTTAATACCTATTCAAATAAACCAGAACAAGCCAATTCTAATTATTCTGAACCTCCATATCAGAGATTTGAGGAAAATTATGCTAGAGAAGATTATAGGCAGAATGATACACCAAAAGAACAATATTATGACGGgcacaataaaaatatggatATCCCAAGGAGTGTTCCGCCACcattaatatctaatatagCTCCACCTAGACCATTGTTGCCTAATTTGCCATCTCAGCAAAATTCAAATGATTATTCTCATGATGGATTTGAAAGAAGGGATATAcatgaaaacattaataaaccTTTGGTACAACCAGCAAAACCAAAATGGATAGATGAACCACTGTTTACTCCATCTATCATAGTTGACTATGAGCACAAATGTCTAAGATTgaaag CTCGAGGATTTATTGAACCCGTCCATATGTTTgattataatcacaaatcaaAAGATGGTGAAAGTAGCAGTAAAAAAGATTTTGAAAAAGAAattgatgatttattttcaaGAAAACCCCGCAGGCCAGATATTAATGACGATTGGAATAATTCTCTAAAACATAATGATAGAAGACCTCTTAGGGATGACCAAAGGAATCGATCTAAACTACCAATCAGAGATGATCATGATATCTTCAACAGAAGGTCGGATAATCCTTATGAAGAACGTAGACGTGATGATCGTGATCGCGATCGCTTTTTACGTGAAGACTATGAACGGAGAGACAGAGTACCAGAATATGATCGTTCAAGAGATCCTGGCAGGGAAAGAGATTATGGAAGAGATAGAGATTTCGGAAGAGATAGAGATTTCGGAAGGGAAAGAGATTTAGGTAGAGAAAGAGATCTTGGTCGAGACAGAGAAAGAGATAGGAATATAGGTAAAGAAAGAGATCTTGGGCGAGATAGGGATACAGGCAGAGAAAGAGATTCTGGTAGATACAGGGATTTAAGAAAAGACGACTCTCGAAATCGTAGCCGAAGTCGGGAAAGGGACAGCCGAAAAAGAGAACATAGTAAGGATTCAATTGATAGTTCTGGATCAAAAAAACTTAGAGAATTGAAAGAAACGACTACAGCTACCCAGTCTGGTAAACCACAGCACATAGTAATGATTGATGACATATTAGAACCACCTGGTCGTGACATGAGACCAGAGAAGATAGTTATTATACTTAGAG gtCCACCTGGTAGTGGAAAATCGTATTTAGCGAAACTTATAAGAGACAAAGAAGCAGAACATGGAGGCACAGTTAGAATCATGTCAATAGATGACTATTTCATGCAGGAAGGTGAAATAGAAGAAAAAGATCCAACCACTGGAAAAATT GTGAAAAAACCATCATTAAAATATGAGTATGATCAAAAATCTGAAGAAGTTTATCTGAACTCATTGAAAAGAGCTTTCAAGAGGAGTTTAACAGATGGatactttacatttttaatatatgactCTGTAAATGAACAATTAAAGAGCTATGCCGATATATGGAATTTTTCACGGCAAAATGGTTTCCAG GTTTACATTTGTACAATGGATATTGACTCGCAAACTTGCTTCAAACGGAACATTCATGGCAGGTCTCTCGAGGATATCGAATCGATCGTTGCTAAGTTCTTCCCAACTCCTGCGCATCACATACATTTAGATGCGACCACTTTGCTCCAGAGCGCTTCCATAACCGATGTGCAAATGGAAGACGCAGACGACGTTACCATGGAAGACGCACACGACACTGAG GTCGAAAGTAGCTTTACTTCGAAGTGGGAGAAAGTGGACGACGCCGCGCAACTAG CTCGCCTCGACGGCACCAGCAAGCCGCTTCGATCTTCCCAGCTCTCAATGGAAGACTACCTACAGCTAGACGAATGGACACCTAATACAGCTAAACCTGGAAAAAAAACT GTACGGTGGGCTGACATAGAAGAGAGAAGGCAGCAAGAGAAGATGCGAGCCATCGGATTTGTAGTAGGGCAGACCGACTGGAATCGAATGACGGACCCGACCATGGGTTCCAGTGCGCTCACTCAGACAAAATATATAGAACGAGTTAAACGATATTAG
- the LOC113399181 gene encoding YLP motif-containing protein 1-like isoform X2 codes for MAWSMPTTGQWSPNIGMTPDMNMGTYTAEQWALMQQQNWHQWAQWQQQYAQWQSQYGDKYAQQMQAFQAMAGAPPVPPPSAPPPAPPPPDKPPPPPHENDQPLYGNTQKQDTTVPPPVQYHISAQAGYNNTITTTGNNLNWSYAANVKSDILQSQSVNTEALKKLAEEEKLFDIQFKKWEEEIEKWRKENVNHPDKQAYKEYEQKFEACRVQLLERRQQMKLKRARLMGGTSQVTKTTSTGNISTAIPPPLQNTNITNYPQNVHPNKQNQNNIPAHSHTIQNIPQFQQLNNNNQQGYNRNNNKNVDPQDRYESYQTMNEDYKSSQSGSQNFLPTNQSKGIPGLDLVPEFDRSSSKQDVIDITEENSENKHMQQKQNHRQPDYSTISKGINNILGDEKIMNILSMVTNQISSGNSNVTQNAPGHYRQDEKSHYSQSHNSNYHNDYGPRQDMPYKQHNLNTYSNKPEQANSNYSEPPYQRFEENYAREDYRQNDTPKEQYYDGHNKNMDIPRSVPPPLISNIAPPRPLLPNLPSQQNSNDYSHDGFERRDIHENINKPLVQPAKPKWIDEPLFTPSIIVDYEHKCLRLKARGFIEPVHMFDYNHKSKDGESSSKKDFEKEIDDLFSRKPRRPDINDDWNNSLKHNDRRPLRDDQRNRSKLPIRDDHDIFNRRSDNPYEERRRDDRDRDRFLREDYERRDRVPEYDRSRDPGRERDYGRDRDFGRDRDFGRERDLGRERDLGRDRERDRNIGKERDLGRDRDTGRERDSGRYRDLRKDDSRNRSRSRERDSRKREHSKDSIDSSGSKKLRELKETTTATQSGKPQHIVMIDDILEPPGRDMRPEKIVIILRGPPGSGKSYLAKLIRDKEAEHGGTVRIMSIDDYFMQEGEIEEKDPTTGKIVKKPSLKYEYDQKSEEVYLNSLKRAFKRSLTDGYFTFLIYDSVNEQLKSYADIWNFSRQNGFQVYICTMDIDSQTCFKRNIHGRSLEDIESIVAKFFPTPAHHIHLDATTLLQSASITDVQMEDADDVTMEDAHDTELASTAPASRFDLPSSQWKTTYS; via the exons atggCGTGGTCAATGCCGACTACAGGTCAATGGAGTCCTAACATTGGTATGACGCCAGATATGAATATGGGAACATATACGGCTGAACAATGGGCTCTAATGCAACAACAAAATTGGCATCAGTGGGCACAATGGCAACAACAGTATGCTCAATGGCAAAGTCAGTATGGAGATAAG tatgCCCAGCAAATGCAAGCATTTCAAGCTATGGCTGGCGCTCCACCCGTTCCCCCACCTTCTGCACCTCCACCTGCGCCGCCTCCGCCGGACAAGCCACCTCCACCGCCACATGAGAATGATCAACCATTATATGGAAACACTCAGAAACAGGATACTACTGTTCCACCTCCAGTACAATATCACATCAGTGCGCAAGCTGGCTACAACAATACTATCACCACAACAGGTAACAATCTAAATTGGTCCTATGCAGCAAATGTCAAATCTGATATACTACAATCTCAGTCAGTCAACACAGAAGCTCTCAAAAAGCTTGCAGAGGAGGAGAAATTATTCGATATTCAATTTAAGAAATGGGAAGAGGAAATTGAAAAATGGCGAAAAGAGAATGTTAATCACCCTGACAAACAAGCATATAAAGAATATGAACAAAAGTTTGAAGCTTGCCGTGTGCAACTGTTAGAGCGCCGCCAACAAATGAAGTTAAAAAGGGCTCGCCTTATGGGTGGTACATCTCAAGTGACAAAGACTACAAGTACAGGTAATATATCAACTGCTATTCCTCCTCCATTGCAGAATacgaatataacaaattatccCCAAAATGTGCacccaaataaacaaaatcaaaataatattcctGCACATAGTCACACAATTCAGAATATACCCCAATTCCAgcagcttaataataataatcaacaagGTTACAATaggaataataacaaaaatgtagaTCCACAAGATAGGTATGAATCTTATCAAACTATGAATGAAGATTATAAATCTTCTCAATCTGGAAGTCAAAACTTTTTACCAACTAATCAATCCAAGGGAATACCAGGACTAGACTTAGTACCAGAATTTGATAGATCTTCAAGTAAACAAGATGTAATTGATATAACAGAAGAAAATTCTGAAAATAAACATATGCAGCAAAAGCAAAATCATAGACAGCCTGATTATTCAACAATTTCAAAAGGTATTAATAACATTCTTGGAGATGAGAAAATTATGAATATCCTGTCTATGGTAACAAACCAAATAAGTTCTGGAAACAGTAATGTCACACAAAATGCACCTGGACATTATAGACAAGATGAGAAGAGTCACTACAGTCAGAGTCATAACAGCAACTACCATAATGATTATGGTCCTAGGCAAGATATGCCATATAAACAACATAACCTTAATACCTATTCAAATAAACCAGAACAAGCCAATTCTAATTATTCTGAACCTCCATATCAGAGATTTGAGGAAAATTATGCTAGAGAAGATTATAGGCAGAATGATACACCAAAAGAACAATATTATGACGGgcacaataaaaatatggatATCCCAAGGAGTGTTCCGCCACcattaatatctaatatagCTCCACCTAGACCATTGTTGCCTAATTTGCCATCTCAGCAAAATTCAAATGATTATTCTCATGATGGATTTGAAAGAAGGGATATAcatgaaaacattaataaaccTTTGGTACAACCAGCAAAACCAAAATGGATAGATGAACCACTGTTTACTCCATCTATCATAGTTGACTATGAGCACAAATGTCTAAGATTgaaag CTCGAGGATTTATTGAACCCGTCCATATGTTTgattataatcacaaatcaaAAGATGGTGAAAGTAGCAGTAAAAAAGATTTTGAAAAAGAAattgatgatttattttcaaGAAAACCCCGCAGGCCAGATATTAATGACGATTGGAATAATTCTCTAAAACATAATGATAGAAGACCTCTTAGGGATGACCAAAGGAATCGATCTAAACTACCAATCAGAGATGATCATGATATCTTCAACAGAAGGTCGGATAATCCTTATGAAGAACGTAGACGTGATGATCGTGATCGCGATCGCTTTTTACGTGAAGACTATGAACGGAGAGACAGAGTACCAGAATATGATCGTTCAAGAGATCCTGGCAGGGAAAGAGATTATGGAAGAGATAGAGATTTCGGAAGAGATAGAGATTTCGGAAGGGAAAGAGATTTAGGTAGAGAAAGAGATCTTGGTCGAGACAGAGAAAGAGATAGGAATATAGGTAAAGAAAGAGATCTTGGGCGAGATAGGGATACAGGCAGAGAAAGAGATTCTGGTAGATACAGGGATTTAAGAAAAGACGACTCTCGAAATCGTAGCCGAAGTCGGGAAAGGGACAGCCGAAAAAGAGAACATAGTAAGGATTCAATTGATAGTTCTGGATCAAAAAAACTTAGAGAATTGAAAGAAACGACTACAGCTACCCAGTCTGGTAAACCACAGCACATAGTAATGATTGATGACATATTAGAACCACCTGGTCGTGACATGAGACCAGAGAAGATAGTTATTATACTTAGAG gtCCACCTGGTAGTGGAAAATCGTATTTAGCGAAACTTATAAGAGACAAAGAAGCAGAACATGGAGGCACAGTTAGAATCATGTCAATAGATGACTATTTCATGCAGGAAGGTGAAATAGAAGAAAAAGATCCAACCACTGGAAAAATT GTGAAAAAACCATCATTAAAATATGAGTATGATCAAAAATCTGAAGAAGTTTATCTGAACTCATTGAAAAGAGCTTTCAAGAGGAGTTTAACAGATGGatactttacatttttaatatatgactCTGTAAATGAACAATTAAAGAGCTATGCCGATATATGGAATTTTTCACGGCAAAATGGTTTCCAG GTTTACATTTGTACAATGGATATTGACTCGCAAACTTGCTTCAAACGGAACATTCATGGCAGGTCTCTCGAGGATATCGAATCGATCGTTGCTAAGTTCTTCCCAACTCCTGCGCATCACATACATTTAGATGCGACCACTTTGCTCCAGAGCGCTTCCATAACCGATGTGCAAATGGAAGACGCAGACGACGTTACCATGGAAGACGCACACGACACTGAG CTCGCCTCGACGGCACCAGCAAGCCGCTTCGATCTTCCCAGCTCTCAATGGAAGACTACCTACAGCTAG
- the LOC113399055 gene encoding uncharacterized protein LOC113399055, with protein MIAYKGRENKRGKAIKMPRNIERLYKEGKCRDCSVVVTRMDFAKILGKFTKVKIQYESSSSPKTQKATETAVPNSNARLKNNENGMVLLRRTAYNQHPVKDLVNSNSKKQKTNEMSTITPRQVNNVLKENNGSNKTDIVREKILTQKQTNNNCNKQYAIIFNDPSCNNNYDVKCDFSLMELLPKVDKSIFPSKEWCIDYFPKNEEPTDDKVYDRIAAELEDLMYSEKPDDKFSKSESAENKVDDFPSIMDILNDNNTPVNSTETKDQSSNIEFKDNLESSDVEAMLLGSQPALDNKETEENKALEEPLPMEVDTTDVNKLIEDVAQFSTSTESEKAEVTPINEIENPHSPSILDEALQKGIEEHLPCDTSQKSEPDVEPEPEAEALPEESSNIADENKTTIDESQTNTDIEQAIINDQSTNDSPLKESSENDLNILPTSKLEDITHVVFKKVVDGICQKSVTCPKNLKYSIELEEKSVEFLGAPKYISSLEDLQVLLQIVNETDLRSLYVLY; from the coding sequence ATGATTGCATACAAGGGCCGAGAAAATAAGAGAGGTAAGGCCATAAAAATGCCTAGGAATATAGAACGCTTATATAAAGAAGGGAAATGCCGTGACTGTTCAGTGGTGGTGACGCGAATGGATTTTGCTAAAATATTGGGAAAGTTTACTaaagttaaaatacaatatgaaaGCAGTTCTTCACCAAAAACACAGAAGGCGACAGAAACAGCTGTACCAAATTCAAATGCAAGGTTAAAAAACAACGAAAATGGCATGGTACTCCTGCGAAGAACGGCTTACAATCAACATCCCGTAAAAGATTTAGTTAACTCTAATTCTAAGaaacagaaaactaatgaaatgtCAACGATTACACCTCGGCAAGTAAATAATGTACTCAAAGAAAATAATGGCTCCAATAAAACAGATATTGTAAGGGAGAAAATCTTAAcccaaaaacaaacaaataataattgtaataaacaatATGCTATCATATTTAATGATCCATcatgcaataataattatgatgttaAATGTGATTTTTCCTTAATGGAACTATTACCCAAAGTAGACAAAAGTATATTTCCTTCAAAGGAATGGTGTATAGATTATTTTCCTAAAAATGAAGAGCCAACTGATGATAAAGTATATGACCGTATAGCGGCTGAACTTGAAGATCTAATGTATAGTGAGAAACCAGatgataaatttagtaaatCAGAATCTGCAGAAAATAAAGTGGATGATTTTCCATCCATAATGGACATACTTAATGATAACAATACCCCTGTAAATAGTACAGAAACAAAAGACCAAAGTagtaatatagaatttaaagaTAACTTGGAATCAAGTGATGTTGAAGCTATGCTTCTCGGTAGCCAGCCAGCCCTTGATAACAAGGAAACGGAAGAAAACAAAGCATTAGAAGAACCGTTACCTATGGAAGTTGATACTActgatgttaataaattaatagaagaTGTTGCACAATTTAGCACTAGCACTGAAAGTGAGAAGGCTGAAGTTACTCcaataaatgaaattgaaaatccTCATAGCCCATCAATATTAGATGAAGCATTACAAAAAGGAATAGAGGAACACTTACCATGTGACACATCTCAAAAAAGTGAACCAGATGTTGAACCTGAACCTGAAGCAGAAGCATTACCAGAAGAAAGTAGTAATATCGCTGACGAAAATAAAACGACAATCGATGAAAGCCAAACCAACACTGATATTGAACAAGCTATAATTAATGACCAAAGCACTAATGATAGTCCATTGAAAGAAAGCTcggaaaatgatttaaatatattaccaaCATCTAAGTTAGAAGATATTACacatgttgtatttaaaaaagtagttgATGGTATATGTCAAAAATCTGTGACATGTcctaagaatttaaaatatagcatAGAATTAGAAGAGAAATCTGTGGAGTTTTTAGGTGctcctaaatatatatcaagCTTAGAAGACTTACAggtattattacaaattgtaaatGAGACAGACTTAAGAAgtttatatgtactttattgA
- the LOC113399056 gene encoding ribokinase yields the protein MQPELKQQKIVVLGSCSVDFTTFCPRLPMPGETLHGTKFMTSYGGKGANQCVAAAKLGGNTVMISRVGDDQWGKQYKEHLSSLGVDVSHTHVTQNVTTGIAQISVAENGENQIVIVAGANNCLSKSDVDLAKDLVKNAGVLIAQLETPFETTLEAFKLNTGIKLLNAAPARTDIEAILPYCTILCVNEPEASLIVGFNVEIPNVKIALKKILEKGCDTVIITLGDKGAVYSSINSPDCVHVFCEKVIPKDTTGAGDAFVGALATFLMRDKNKPLHQVVGAACKIATLSVMKEGTQTSYPENHSSFDEEYSFVIL from the exons ATGCAGCCAGAATTAAAGCAACAAAAAATTGTAGTTCTTGGATCCTGTAGTGTTGATTTTACAAC ATTTTGTCCACGGCTCCCTATGCCCGGCGAAACACTTCATGGCACCAAATTTATGACAAGCTATGGGGGAAAGGGAGCAAATCAATGTGTGGCTGCAGCTAAACTAGGCGGAAATACCGTTATGATTAGTAGA GTTGGTGATGACCAATGGGGTAAGCAGTACAAAGAACATTTGAGTTCTTTAGGTGTAGACGTATCCCATACTCACGTAACTCAAAACGTTACGACCGGAATTGCACAAATTTCAGTGGCGGAAAATGGTGAAAACCAAATAGTAATCGTCGCTGGTGCTAATAACTGTTTAAGTAAATCTGATGTTGACCTTGCTAAGGACTTGGTAAAAAATGCAGGTGTACTCATAGCACAACTGGAGACACCATTTGAAACTACGCTAGAAGCATTTAAACTAAATACTGGT attaaattactaaatgcAGCTCCTGCTAGAACTGATATTGAAGCTATATTGCCTTATTGCACTATTTTGTGCGTTAATGAACCTGAAGCTTCTTTAATAGTCGGTTTTAACGTCGAAATACC TAATGTGAAAATTGcactcaaaaaaatattagaaaagggTTGTGATACTGTCATCATTACTTTAGGTGACAAAGGAGCTGTTTATTCTTCAATAAATTCACCAGATTGTGTTCATGTTTTTTGTGAGAAAGTGATACCTAAGGATACGACA GGTGCAGGTGACGCCTTTGTTGGTGCTTTGGCTACGTTTCTTATGcgtgataaaaataaacctttgcaTCAAGTAGTCGGCGCGGCGTGCAAAATAGCTACTTTATCTGTTATGAAGGAAGGAACCCAAACAAGTTATCCTGAAAACCATAGTTCCTTTGATGaagaatatagttttgtaattcTTTGA
- the LOC113399116 gene encoding large ribosomal subunit protein bL17m encodes MNQADISKIVSKLRIKVPPEHRRLRGPQGPEGRLNKLRKTVTGLIKYERIELNYRRGDEARQYAERLISEAISHGDCHKPTMEIADYWLLEKQLVHKLFKVLVPRYENYNTAFTKMYKAPQTYYGRNIDKAVLELRGNPYPSLTNKQSNNRLLLQNVLLDAAKYDYRQAKYAEMADKMSKTEELQTKLDNNPESKPSESS; translated from the exons ATGAATCAAGCTGATATTTCTAAAATAGTTTCGAAGTTACGAATAAAAGTACCACCTGAACATCGCCGACTAAGAGGCCCACAAGGCCCGGAAGGCAGGCTAAATAAATTGCGAAAAACTGTTACGggcttaattaaatatgaaagaaTTGAACTAAATTACCGTCGAGGTGACGAAGCGCGTCAATATGCTGAGAGg TTAATATCCGAAGCTATCAGTCATGGCGATTGTCATAAACCCACAATGGAAATAGCAGATTACTGGTTACTTGAAAAGCAACTAGTTCACAAATTATTTAAGGTCTTAGTACCAAGATATGAGAATTATAATACAGCTTTTACCAAAATGTATAAAGCACCACAGACTTACTATGGAAGAAATATTGATAAGGCTGTTCTAGAATTAAGAGGAAATCCATACCCCTCATTGACAAATAAACAGTCAAATAATAGACTATTACTACAAAATGTTCTATTAGATGCAGCTAAATATGACTACAGGCAAGCAAAATATGCAGAAATGGCAGACAAAATGAGTAAAACTGAAGAATTACAGACAAAATTAGACAATAACCCAGAAAGTAAACCTTCTGAATCCTCATAA